Proteins encoded by one window of Haliotis asinina isolate JCU_RB_2024 chromosome 6, JCU_Hal_asi_v2, whole genome shotgun sequence:
- the LOC137286826 gene encoding uncharacterized protein, with amino-acid sequence MSNPFTLIMDPTPSGSLRNEKKRRFENVEDSSNTVSSNSDSWARFLVIEATDSLPIKLNPFAISKAISGICGDVKNVTRLRSGSLLVECARRQQSLNLLSIKTFANIEVAVSVHRTLNSCRGIIRDRARCLFDMSEEDIATELVDQGVTALKRFTVNREGTVVKTNTYLLTFARASLPQSVKAGYFDIGVDVYVPSPLRCYKCQKFGHGSNSCRGSVVCHRCGDNHEHTYCDKEYKCANCSGPHDSSSKSCPVWQTESKIMKLKCEKNISYVDAKKLFQSANSTPLPLSYSAAVTRPVMTSSVACQTDLTCVKSEKPMTSAPSLPLISKSTSASQTSSGSQSSSDSQTKTQPDTSQTLTKQSNTGQLSKKKGRKFNKKQLQNIPIPSEVPFENPFEPLDMEVSPSSQDTRRSLSHSHSRGRSPIEAP; translated from the coding sequence atgtcgaatCCATTTACACTTATCATGGATCCCACTCCATCTGGTTCATTGCGAAATGAAAAGAAGCgacgttttgaaaatgttgaggaTTCTTCAAACACTGTTTCTTCAAATTCTGATTCATGGGCTCGTTTCCTGGTGATTGAGGCAACTGATTCACTACCTATAAAGTTAAATCCTTTTGCGATTTCAAAGGCCATTTCTGGAATTTGTGGAGATGTTAAGAACGTCACCCGTCTCCGTAGTGGTTCCCTTCTGGTGGAATGTGCACGGCGACAGCAGTCTCTCAATCTTTTGtccatcaaaacatttgcaaatattgaggttgctgtgtctgtgcacagaacATTAAATTCATGTCGTGGAATCATTCGTGACAGAGCTCGTTGTCTGTTCGACATGTCAGAGGAAGATATTGCCACAGAACTTGTAGATCAAGGGGTAACTGCTTTAAAACGTTTCACTGTCAACAGAGAGGGTACAGTTGTgaaaactaatacctatctcttGACGTTTGCCCGTGCATCTTTGCCACAGTCCGTAAAAGCAGGATACTTTGATATTGGAGTGGACGTGTATGTTCCCagtccactccggtgttataagtgccaaaaatttggtcatgggtcCAACTCTTGTCGTGGCTCCGTCGTGTGTCATCGTTGCGGTGACaatcatgaacatacatactgtgACAAGGAGtataaatgtgcaaactgttctggCCCACACGATTCGTCATCCAAATCCTGCCCCGTTTGGCAAACAGaatcaaaaataatgaaactgaagTGCGAAAAGAATATATCATACGTTGACGCTAAAAAGCTCTTTCAAAGTGCTAATTCGACTCCATTGCCTCTGTCGTACTCTGCTGCAGTAACTCGGCCTGTAATGACATCTTCTGTTGCTTGTCAAACAgatctgacatgtgtcaagtcagAGAAGCCCATGACTTCTGCTCCATCATTACCATTGATATCTAAGTCAACATCTGCCTCTCAGACGTCATCTGGTTCCCAGTCTTCATCAGACTCTCAGACAAAGACTCAGCCAGACACATCACAAACGTTGACTAAACAGTCTAACACTGGTCAATTGTCCAAGAAGAAAGGTAGAAAATTCAATAAGAAACAGTTACAAAATATCCCAATTCCTTCAGAGGTTCCCTTTGAGAATCCCTTTGAACCTCTAGATATGGAGGTGTCGCCGTCCTCCCAGGACACACGAAGGAGCTTATCTCACTCACATTCACGCGGAAGATCACCAATTGAGGCACCATGA